A window from Dunckerocampus dactyliophorus isolate RoL2022-P2 chromosome 15, RoL_Ddac_1.1, whole genome shotgun sequence encodes these proteins:
- the LOC129195017 gene encoding intraflagellar transport protein 57 homolog, which translates to MAQRRGDEGDRGPGVAYQPFVAMECLLEKLVILNYEEEVLAKHNMRNLSRHYFVSSPYLESNPGEQFYMFTIIAAWLINAAGRTFDENVEYSEPSATMSDILAELRAFGIRVDFPPSKLLSGSGEHVCFVLDRLAEEALKKRGFSFSSPKYPPETTDEPLVMEDEVELTLSNVEEEAIEEPDDDEENVMDLEALKLRTTQSEVSSVNTEILQPTVEASEWYLEVERVLPHLRVTIKNDNKDWRVHVEQMHQHRDAILSSFREAKGYLEKLREDIGKTLEKVRSREKYINNQLEHLVQEYRSAQAQLSQAKEQYRQASESLTEKARLLADMDDELKRVKQETEERSSSMSDGAPLVNIKRCITNQKQEIVHLSKMIASQRLQMKKSNSLRDTAHFMEMPHFLRNSDVWTWDS; encoded by the coding sequence ATGGCCCAACGCCGCGGGGACGAGGGCGACCGCGGGCCCGGAGTAGCCTACCAGCCATTTGTGGCCATGGAGTGTTTGCTGGAGAAGCTGGTCATTCTAAACTATGAAGAGGAGGTCCTGGCCAAACACAACATGAGGAACCTATCCAGACATTACTTTGTGTCCAGTCCCTATCTGGAGTCAAACCCGGGTGAGCAGTTCTACATGTTCACCATCATTGCCGCCTGGCTCATCAACGCTGCAGGCAGGACGTTTGATGAAAATGTGGAGTACAGCGAGCCCAGCGCCACCATGTCGGACATCCTCGCAGAGCTCCGAGCTTTTGGCATCCGCGTGGATTTCCCACCCTCGAAGCTGTTGTCCGGCTCAGGCGAGCACGTCTGCTTTGTGCTGGATAGACTGGCTGAGGAGGCTCTGAAGAAGAGAGGGTTCTCCTTCAGTAGCCCAAAATACCCACCAGAAACCACAGACGAACCGCTTGTGATGGAGGACGAAGTGGAGCTCACGCTCAGCAACGTTGAGGAGGAGGCCATTGAGGAGCCGGATGACGATGAGGAGAACGTGATGGACCTGGAGGCCTTGAAGTTACGCACCACTCAAAGCGAAGTATCCTCTGTAAATACAGAGATCCTGCAGCCCACAGTGGAGGCGTCTGAGTGGTACCTGGAGGTGGAGCGAGTCCTTCCTCACCTCAGAGTCACCATCAAGAACGACAACAAGGACTGGAGGGTCCATGTGGAGCAAATGCACCAACACCGAGACGCCATCTTGTCCTCCTTCAGAGAGGCCAAAGGATACCTGGAGAAACTGCGAGAGGACATCGGGAAGACTTTGGAGAAAGTCCGCAGTCGAGAGAAGTACATCAACAACCAGCTGGAGCACCTCGTCCAGGAGTACCGCAGCGCTCAGGCCCAGCTCAGCCAGGCAAAGGAACAGTACCGGCAGGCAAGTGAGAGCCTGACGGAGAAGGCCCGCCTCTTGGCCGACATGGACGACGAGCTGAAGCGTGTAAAGCAGGAGACAGAGGAGAGGAGCAGCAGCATGTCGGATGGGGCCCCGCTGGTCAACATCAAGCGCTGCATCACAAACCAGAAGCAGGAGATTGTCCATCTTAGTAAAATGATCGCCAGCCAACGCTTGCAGATGAAGAAGTCCAACAGCTTACGAGATACTGCCCACTTCATGGAGATGCCACATTTTTTACGCAACTCAGACGTATGGACATGGGATTCTTGA
- the LOC129194944 gene encoding equilibrative nucleoside transporter 2 → MMKGCKDAPSDWGCLSGICFFILGLGTLLPWNFFMTAILYFEHRLNTTDTQNVTSNSTVEPPKDYYFNSLMTLLSQLPLLLFTLLNSILYQRISEAMRVGGSLVFILLLFILTTVLVKVDMDREHFFSVTMATIWFINSFGAVLQGSLFGLVGMFPQKYSAIFMSGQGLAGTFAAVAMLLSIARDVDMTSMALGYFVTPCVGTLLTLLCYLLLRRLEFAQYYLDKSTKYEAGTTDELLTAESAAVENGRLNNHANGSVTNSPNKDVALQEGEVDTTKQAFVSLEQVKKNQVKASVIEVFKKIWVMAFCVTFVFTVTLSVFPAITANVKTAYDGGKWERYFICVCCFLTFNLNDWLGRTITTWVRWPRKESCIFPLLVVSRVVFIPLLMLCNVQMKDTRHLPVLFNHDAAFTAIMAVFSISSGYFVCLSMSYAPQMVKAKDAETAGALMTFFLALGLSTGALLSFPLRALL, encoded by the exons ATGATGAAGGGATGCAAAGATGCTCCTTCAGACTG GGGCTGCTTGTCTGGGATTTGTTTCTTCATCCTGGGCCTGGGAACACTGCTGCCGTGGAATTTCTTCATGACCGCCATATTG TATTTTGAACACCGCCTGAACACAACGGACACACAAAATGTGACGAGCAACAGCACAGTGGAGCCCCCCAAAGATTACTACTTTAACAGTTTGATGACCCTGCTGTCCCAGTTGCCCCTGCTGCTCTTCACCCTGCTCAATTCCATCCTCTACCAGAG GATATCCGAGGCTATGCGTGTTGGCGGCAGCCTGGTTTTCATCCTGCTGCTCTTCATCCTAACCACTGTGCTGGTGAAAGTGGACATGGACAGAGAGCACTTCTTCTCTGTCACCATGGCTACCATTTGGTTCATCAACT CGTTCGGTGCCGTCCTGCAGGGAAGTCTCTTTGGCCTGGTGGGCATGTTCCCCCAAAAGTACAGTGCCATCTTCATGAGTGGCCAAGGCCTTGCTGGTACCTTTGCTGCCGTTGCCATGCTGTTATCCATTGCCC GTGACGTGGACATGACTTCTATGGCTTTGGGCTACTTTGTCACACCGTGTGTGGGCACACTGCTCACGCTCCTCTGTTACCTCCTCCTGCGCCGCCTG GAGTTTGCTCAGTATTACCTGGACAAGAGCACCAAATATGAGGCCGGCACCACTGACGAGCTGCTGACAG CTGAGAGTGCCGCAGTGGAGAACGGCAGGCTGAACAACCACGCCAATGGCTCGGTGACCAACAGCCCCAACAAAGATGTCGCCCTGCAGGAGGGCGAGGTGGACACAACCAAGCAGGCCTTCGTCTCTCTGGAGCAGGTGAAGAAAAACCAAGTCAAAGCCTCTGTCATCGAGGTCTTCAAGAAG atTTGGGTCATGGCGTTCTGTGTGACATTTGTGTTCACGGTGACGCTGTCCGTCTTTCCTGCCATCACTGCTAATGTCAAGACAGCGTACGACGGAGGAAAATGGG AGCGCTACTTCATTTGTGTGTGCTGCTTCCTGACCTTTAACCTCAATGACTGGCTTGGCCGCACCATCACCACCTGGGTGCGCTGG CCTCGCAAAGAGTCGTGTATCTTCCCACTACTGGTGGTTTCCCGCGTGGTCTTCATCCCCTTGCTGATGCTCTGCAACGTTCAGATGAAAGACACTAGACATCTGCCTGTCCTCTTCAACCATGATGCTGCTTTCACTGCCATAATGGCGGTCTTCTCCATCTCCAGCGGCTACTTTGTGTGTCTGTCAATGTCCTACGCCCCACA GATGGTGAAGGCCAAGGATGCAGAGACCGCTGGAGCCCTGATGACATTCTTCTTGGCTTTGGGTCTCTCTACTGGTGCCTTGCTGTCCTTTCCGCTCCGCGCTCTATTGTAG
- the LOC129194945 gene encoding serine/threonine-protein phosphatase PP1-beta catalytic subunit → MAEGELDVDSLISRLLEVRGCRPGKIVQMTEAEVRGLCIKSREIFLSQPILLELEAPLKICGDIHGQYTDLLRLFEYGGFPPEANYLFLGDYVDRGKQSLETICLLLAYKIKYPENFFLLRGNHECASINRIYGFYDECKRRFNIKLWKTFTDCFNCLPIAAIVDEKIFCCHGGLSPDLQSMEQIRRIMRPTDVPDTGLLCDLLWSDPDKDVQGWGENDRGVSFTFGADVVSKFLNRHDLDLICRAHQVVEDGYEFFAKRQLVTLFSAPNYCGEFDNAGGMMSVDETLMCSFQILKPSEKKAKYQYGGMNSGRPVTPPRTAQPPKKR, encoded by the exons ATGGCGGAGGGGGAGTTGGACGTCGACTCGTTGATTTCCAGGCTTTTGGAGG TGCGAGGATGTCGTCCAGGGAAGATTGTCCAGATGACAGAAGCCGAGGTGCGTGGCCTCTGCATAAAGTCCCGCGAGATCTTCCTCAGTCAGCCCATCCTTCTGGAGCTGGAGGCTCCGCTCAAAATCTGTG GTGATATCCACGGGCAGTACACAGACCTATTGAGGCTCTTTGAGTACGGTGGCTTCCCTCCAGAGGCCAACTACCTGTTCCTTGGCGACTATGTGGACAGGGGAAAACAGTCGCTGGAGACCATCTGCCTACTGCTGGCCTACAAGATCAAGTACCCCGAGAACTTCTTCCTGTTACGGGGCAACCACGAGTGTGCCTCCATCAACCGCATCTACGGCTTCTACGATGAGT GTAAACGAAGGTTCAACATCAAGCTGTGGAAGACATTTACTGACTGCTTCAACTGTTTGCCCATTGCCGCCATAGTGGATGAGAAGATCTTCTGCTGTCACGGAG GTCTCTCTCCGGACCTGCAGTCTATGGAGCAGATCAGACGCATCATGAGACCCACAGACGTGCCAGATACAG GCCTCCTGTGTGACCTGCTGTGGTCTGACCCTGACAAGGATGTGCAGGGCTGGGGCGAAAACGACCGTGGGGTCTCCTTCACGTTCGGTGCCGATGTGGTCAGCAAGTTCCTCAACCGGCACGACCTCGACCTCATCTGTAGAGCCCACCAG GTGGTAGAAGACGGTTACGAGTTCTTCGCCAAGAGGCAGTTAGTGACTCTCTTCTCTGCACCGAACTACTGCGGCGAGTTTGACAACGCTGGTGGCATGATGAGCGTGGATGAGACCCTCATGTGCTCCTTCCAG atcCTGAAGCCCTCTGAGAAGAAAGCCAAGTACCAATACGGCGGCATGAACTCCGGCCGGCCCGTCACTCCTCCCCGCACAGCCCAACCTCCAAAGAAGCGATGA